The following proteins are co-located in the Pseudoalteromonas sp. N1230-9 genome:
- a CDS encoding sensor histidine kinase — MHKQKGKITVSWAGFISVVLCIVVANAFLAINSIRSLSDTQSSLDNTNSLNTAIEQLHLSVVQAESGQRGYLLTDREDYLMPYTDAMASMQAQIMLVKSLHSEIPGQADRIARLIYLVNDKVAVMTKTTDLALENKDVKARRLLLTDKGRELYKDIRTAVNEIQMRELNFKIETFAALSEIKNEAKITFAITAVTSSLLLIGMFILARTNLQNAAKYHLELEKQNESLAAKVDERTQELTIYADELSRSNRELEEFAFVASHDLQEPLRKIQAFSDRLESMFKNELGEKGIDYISRMKNAAQRMSNLINDLLEFSRVTTRGKDFTDTDLNSIVDEVLDDLEIAIKEAGAEVSVMTLPHIQADPSQMLQLFLNILSNAVKFRREDVAPLISIDYERIEEFSPNHNSNVEWEVITISDNGIGFSEEYLEKIFVPFQRLHGRSQYKGTGIGLSVCRRIVERHGGEITASSRVGEGATFILKLPVETSLFTLQGEA, encoded by the coding sequence ATGCATAAGCAAAAGGGTAAAATAACAGTTAGCTGGGCAGGGTTTATTAGTGTTGTTTTGTGTATCGTTGTGGCGAATGCATTTTTAGCAATTAATAGCATACGCTCTTTAAGCGACACACAAAGTAGTCTTGATAACACAAATTCATTAAACACAGCTATTGAGCAGTTGCACTTGTCTGTTGTACAGGCTGAGTCTGGGCAGCGAGGTTATTTGCTGACAGACCGTGAGGACTATTTAATGCCATACACGGATGCTATGGCTTCCATGCAAGCACAAATTATGCTTGTGAAAAGTTTGCACTCAGAAATACCTGGACAAGCCGATCGTATTGCCCGCCTTATCTATCTTGTAAATGATAAGGTTGCAGTGATGACTAAAACAACCGATCTTGCCTTAGAAAATAAAGACGTGAAAGCGCGTCGTTTATTGCTAACAGACAAAGGGCGCGAATTGTATAAAGATATTCGTACTGCGGTTAATGAAATTCAAATGCGTGAGCTTAACTTTAAAATTGAAACGTTTGCCGCCCTTTCTGAAATTAAAAATGAAGCTAAAATCACCTTTGCTATCACGGCTGTGACCAGCTCTTTGCTGTTAATCGGTATGTTTATTTTAGCGCGAACTAACCTACAGAATGCTGCTAAATATCACTTAGAATTAGAAAAACAAAATGAAAGCTTAGCCGCGAAAGTTGATGAACGTACTCAAGAACTGACGATTTATGCTGATGAGCTTAGCCGCTCTAATAGAGAGCTTGAAGAGTTTGCATTTGTAGCCAGCCATGATTTGCAAGAGCCGCTTCGAAAAATTCAAGCATTTAGTGATCGCCTTGAGAGTATGTTTAAGAATGAACTTGGTGAAAAAGGCATTGATTATATCAGCCGAATGAAAAATGCCGCTCAGCGCATGTCTAACCTTATAAATGATTTACTTGAGTTTTCACGTGTAACTACGCGGGGTAAAGATTTCACTGACACAGACCTAAACAGTATCGTCGATGAAGTGTTGGATGATTTAGAAATCGCGATTAAAGAAGCTGGTGCAGAGGTCAGTGTTATGACGTTGCCGCATATTCAGGCTGACCCAAGCCAAATGCTACAGCTTTTCTTAAATATCTTGTCCAATGCAGTGAAATTTAGACGTGAAGATGTCGCACCGCTTATTAGCATTGATTATGAGCGTATTGAAGAATTTAGTCCGAACCATAATAGTAATGTTGAATGGGAAGTTATCACCATATCAGATAACGGCATTGGCTTTTCGGAAGAATATCTTGAAAAAATATTTGTACCATTTCAGCGGTTACATGGTCGTTCGCAATACAAAGGTACAGGTATCGGCTTGTCTGTGTGTCGCCGCATAGTTGAGCGTCATGGTGGAGAAATTACGGCGAGCAGTCGCGTTGGTGAAGGGGCAACCTTCATTCTTAAACTACCCGTGGAAACATCGCTTTTCACATTACAAGGAGAGGCTTAG
- a CDS encoding response regulator: protein MPLNKVKPITILMADDDEDDRLLTQDALAESRVLNELFFVEDGVELLEYLERKGKFSDKQNSPRPGLILLDLNMPRMDGREALEAIKSNPNLKGIPVVILTTSKQEEDMVKGYDLGAASYITKPVTFDGLVDLMKTLGKYWVEFVELPTPQND from the coding sequence ATGCCACTTAACAAAGTTAAACCTATTACCATTTTAATGGCTGATGACGATGAGGACGATCGTTTATTAACTCAAGATGCGCTTGCAGAAAGCCGCGTTCTTAATGAGTTATTTTTTGTCGAAGATGGCGTTGAGTTACTTGAATATTTAGAGCGTAAGGGGAAGTTTAGCGATAAGCAGAATTCTCCTCGACCAGGGCTTATTCTGCTTGATTTAAATATGCCGCGTATGGATGGTCGAGAGGCATTAGAAGCGATTAAATCAAACCCAAATTTAAAAGGTATTCCGGTTGTTATTTTAACTACATCAAAGCAAGAAGAAGATATGGTTAAAGGCTACGACTTAGGCGCTGCTTCTTACATCACAAAGCCTGTGACCTTCGATGGTTTGGTTGATTTGATGAAAACACTCGGTAAGTACTGGGTTGAATTTGTTGAATTACCAACCCCTCAAAACGACTAA
- a CDS encoding response regulator, with protein MLDKVTRLLLVEDDEDDYILTCDYLEQLGSHTFDVEWLSCPEEAVNVLSENKHDICLLDYRLGASDGLEVLKSAVANGFRGPIIMLTGQSDDTLDSAALDAGAVDYLVKNEMSSSRFARAIRYALARRDVEDERVERLKAEAENRSKDRFLAHLSHELRTPLSSILGYTELLMQSEKNQHAHNELGVIYRNGKHLLSLLNDVLDLSKIAADKLELNCCDVNLDSLMADVYTLMRVSAVDKGLSLRFESQQALPLIINTDATRLRQILINIINNAIKFTNQGEIVVRAWTAWVNEREMLFFSIKDTGLGIAPEKQALIFKPFEQIADVESRDVGGAGLGLAICSELLTRMQGSIELESTQGVGSEFTLSIYPGNIRDVERQLLTFDSNPDCHQKLTTLSTSGRVLVVDDLKDLRILVGHMIASTGADVEYAENGKHAIEKVAAAEQAGKAFDIVFIDLHMPVMGGKEATIELRKMGYKEPIIALTAATMKGVKSELSALGFNDMIAKPVDSGLLYQVLNHYICEGKTEPVIEHDDSPAMTQKSTRYLLVEDDTDAAQITQLLLESLGVETVIAASCEACLNTLNEDAEFDKVLLDMHLPDGGGLDLAKQLKQRYPNLTLVIVSGAEPEPEKIEKLDIEQVLLKPINLGLLTELIEGSA; from the coding sequence ATGTTAGATAAGGTAACCCGACTACTCTTAGTTGAAGATGATGAAGATGATTATATTCTTACTTGTGATTACTTAGAGCAATTGGGTTCCCATACATTTGATGTTGAATGGCTTAGCTGCCCTGAAGAAGCTGTTAATGTGTTGAGTGAAAATAAACACGATATTTGTTTATTGGATTATAGACTCGGTGCTTCTGATGGACTTGAAGTACTAAAAAGTGCGGTTGCTAATGGGTTTCGTGGCCCTATCATTATGCTTACAGGCCAATCGGATGACACCTTAGACTCTGCTGCACTTGATGCAGGCGCTGTTGACTACTTAGTTAAGAACGAAATGAGTTCAAGCCGCTTTGCCCGTGCAATTCGTTATGCACTAGCTAGACGGGATGTAGAAGATGAGCGTGTTGAACGTTTGAAAGCTGAAGCTGAAAATCGCTCGAAAGATCGCTTCTTAGCGCATTTAAGTCATGAGTTACGCACGCCTTTATCGTCAATATTAGGTTATACCGAACTGTTGATGCAAAGCGAAAAAAACCAACACGCGCATAATGAACTTGGGGTCATTTACCGAAATGGTAAGCACCTATTGAGCCTACTTAATGATGTACTCGATTTATCGAAAATTGCGGCAGATAAGTTAGAGCTCAACTGCTGTGATGTTAATCTCGATAGCTTAATGGCTGACGTATACACTTTAATGCGAGTGTCAGCTGTAGATAAGGGCTTATCGCTTAGGTTTGAGTCACAACAGGCACTGCCTTTAATTATTAATACTGATGCCACTCGTCTTCGCCAAATCCTCATCAATATCATTAATAATGCGATTAAATTCACTAACCAAGGTGAGATCGTTGTGCGTGCATGGACTGCATGGGTTAATGAGCGCGAGATGCTGTTCTTCAGTATTAAAGATACAGGGCTTGGCATTGCACCCGAAAAGCAGGCACTGATTTTTAAGCCATTCGAACAAATTGCCGATGTTGAATCGCGTGATGTCGGTGGTGCAGGACTAGGCCTTGCTATTTGTTCTGAATTACTTACACGTATGCAAGGTTCAATAGAGCTTGAGTCCACTCAAGGGGTCGGCTCTGAATTTACTTTATCTATTTATCCTGGCAACATTCGTGATGTTGAGCGCCAATTGCTGACGTTTGACTCTAACCCCGACTGCCATCAAAAGTTAACAACACTGTCAACGAGTGGGCGTGTACTTGTCGTAGATGACCTTAAAGATTTGCGTATTTTGGTAGGGCACATGATCGCAAGTACTGGGGCTGATGTTGAATACGCTGAAAATGGCAAACATGCGATTGAAAAGGTTGCTGCAGCAGAACAAGCAGGCAAAGCTTTCGATATTGTATTTATCGACCTACACATGCCTGTTATGGGCGGCAAAGAGGCGACAATTGAGCTTCGTAAAATGGGTTATAAAGAGCCGATTATCGCACTGACAGCTGCGACCATGAAAGGGGTTAAAAGTGAGCTATCAGCGCTTGGTTTTAATGACATGATCGCCAAGCCCGTTGATTCGGGGCTGCTTTATCAGGTGTTGAATCATTATATTTGCGAAGGTAAAACAGAGCCTGTCATTGAGCATGATGACAGTCCGGCGATGACTCAAAAAAGTACCCGTTATTTATTAGTTGAAGATGACACCGATGCAGCGCAAATCACCCAGCTTTTATTAGAAAGCCTTGGGGTGGAAACGGTAATCGCTGCTAGCTGTGAAGCGTGTTTAAATACCCTAAATGAAGACGCTGAGTTTGATAAAGTACTGCTTGATATGCACTTGCCTGATGGTGGTGGTTTAGATTTAGCAAAACAGCTCAAGCAACGCTACCCCAACTTAACCTTGGTTATTGTCAGTGGGGCAGAGCCTGAGCCAGAGAAAATAGAGAAGTTGGACATTGAACAAGTTCTGTTAAAGCCAATTAACCTAGGTTTACTGACAGAGCTTATTGAGGGCAGTGCTTAA
- a CDS encoding LacI family DNA-binding transcriptional regulator — protein MATIYEVSKLAGVSLATVSRVMNNNANVSDATRKKVTAAMSELGYRPNSIAQSLASNCSNSVGLLVSELQGPFYGPMMSGIENIFRNQGKHVIIAAGHSDEEREQQGIEFLISRNCDGLILHVEAVSDDYLIKLSKGRVPFVLINRFIPELSDRCIILNNIKGGYLAAKHVLEQGHKNIAYISGPLWKKDAQDRLAGHKQALAEFNLSFDEQLLYQGDFMETSGFEGLKTIYQQGGSFSAVICANDEMATGAIASARELGLALPEQLSVMGYDNVFFTRHIYPPLSTINYPINEMGKMAANWVLNHVYQKQTEPLQTMFEPSLVARQSIKHCPQ, from the coding sequence ATGGCCACCATTTACGAGGTGTCGAAACTAGCTGGAGTGTCTTTAGCAACTGTTTCGCGAGTAATGAATAACAATGCGAATGTCAGTGATGCTACTCGTAAAAAAGTCACTGCGGCAATGAGTGAGCTTGGCTATAGACCAAACTCTATTGCGCAATCATTAGCGTCGAATTGTTCAAACAGTGTTGGTCTACTTGTTTCTGAATTACAAGGTCCCTTTTACGGTCCTATGATGAGTGGTATTGAGAATATTTTTAGAAACCAAGGTAAACATGTAATCATTGCTGCTGGTCACAGTGATGAAGAGCGAGAACAGCAAGGCATTGAGTTCCTAATAAGCCGTAACTGTGATGGCCTTATTTTGCATGTTGAAGCTGTCAGCGACGATTACTTAATCAAGCTGAGTAAGGGCCGTGTACCATTTGTGCTCATTAACCGTTTTATTCCAGAATTAAGCGACCGTTGTATTATTTTAAATAACATCAAAGGTGGCTACCTTGCAGCCAAACATGTTCTAGAGCAGGGTCACAAAAATATAGCCTATATTAGTGGCCCACTTTGGAAAAAAGATGCTCAAGATCGTCTAGCTGGTCACAAACAAGCGCTTGCTGAATTTAATTTATCATTTGATGAACAACTGCTTTATCAAGGTGATTTTATGGAAACCAGTGGCTTTGAGGGATTAAAAACAATCTATCAACAGGGGGGGTCATTTAGTGCCGTTATTTGTGCCAATGATGAAATGGCGACGGGTGCCATCGCCAGCGCCAGAGAGCTTGGCTTAGCCCTTCCAGAGCAGCTATCAGTGATGGGCTATGATAATGTATTTTTCACGCGCCACATTTATCCGCCTCTAAGTACTATTAACTATCCAATCAATGAAATGGGGAAAATGGCTGCAAACTGGGTTCTAAACCACGTATATCAAAAGCAAACAGAGCCTCTGCAAACTATGTTTGAGCCAAGCCTTGTTGCTCGACAATCAATTAAGCACTGCCCTCAATAA
- a CDS encoding glycoside-pentoside-hexuronide (GPH):cation symporter, whose amino-acid sequence MLTTKEKIAYGLGDTASNIIFQTVMLFLTFFYTDIFGISPAIVGTLFLVVRIVDAITDPLMGALTDATRTKWGSYRPYLLWLALPFGVISMITFTTPDLPESGKVIYAFVTYTLLMLVYTAINIPYSALGGVLSGDPKERVSIQSYRFVFGMLGGLIVSACTLPLVNWLGKGDNATGYQLTMALMSGLGVILFLICFRFTKERVVAHNSSSLSWKNRMSTLWQNGPFKVLCFAALMLLTSMVLRTTLAIYYVKYVLGEAELVTYFVTIGMIGNILGCACANPLSKRVDKKTAYIRLQYISAAISCVAFWLPSEQLILAFAVYFLWCFFTQMATPLLWAKMADTIDYGQWKTGERLTGLVYASVVFFIKLGLALGGAIAGWLLAFYGYEANTELSEHTLSGILVSFTLYPAIGSVLVALIMKRYILDNQTVEQISADLSLKRHP is encoded by the coding sequence ATGCTGACAACAAAAGAGAAAATAGCCTACGGATTAGGTGATACAGCAAGTAACATTATCTTTCAAACAGTAATGTTATTTTTAACTTTTTTCTACACGGATATCTTTGGTATTTCACCTGCTATTGTTGGCACCTTGTTTTTGGTGGTGAGAATTGTTGATGCGATTACCGACCCACTAATGGGCGCATTAACCGATGCCACGCGAACTAAATGGGGAAGTTATCGCCCTTATTTACTTTGGCTCGCTTTACCGTTTGGGGTGATCAGTATGATCACCTTCACTACGCCAGACCTACCAGAGTCAGGCAAAGTCATTTACGCCTTTGTCACTTATACTTTGCTAATGCTGGTTTACACAGCCATTAATATTCCTTATTCAGCGTTAGGCGGAGTATTAAGTGGCGACCCTAAAGAGCGTGTGTCGATTCAATCTTACCGATTTGTGTTTGGCATGCTGGGCGGCCTAATAGTTAGCGCCTGTACCCTGCCGTTGGTAAATTGGCTAGGAAAAGGTGATAACGCCACAGGCTACCAACTAACCATGGCCTTAATGAGCGGCTTAGGTGTCATCTTATTCTTGATTTGTTTTCGCTTTACCAAAGAGCGTGTTGTAGCTCATAACAGCTCATCGTTGAGTTGGAAGAACCGCATGAGTACACTTTGGCAAAACGGCCCATTTAAAGTATTGTGCTTTGCTGCACTTATGCTGTTAACCAGTATGGTATTACGTACAACTCTGGCAATCTATTACGTAAAATATGTGCTTGGTGAAGCCGAACTGGTCACTTATTTTGTCACTATCGGTATGATAGGTAATATCCTAGGTTGTGCGTGTGCAAACCCGCTAAGTAAACGTGTTGATAAGAAAACAGCCTATATTCGTTTGCAATATATCTCTGCAGCAATCAGCTGTGTGGCGTTTTGGTTACCAAGCGAACAACTGATACTTGCTTTTGCAGTATACTTTTTATGGTGTTTTTTCACGCAAATGGCAACACCACTACTGTGGGCAAAAATGGCCGACACGATTGATTACGGCCAGTGGAAAACCGGCGAGAGACTAACAGGGCTTGTCTACGCAAGCGTGGTCTTTTTTATTAAACTCGGCCTTGCCCTCGGCGGTGCCATAGCCGGTTGGTTACTAGCGTTTTATGGCTATGAGGCCAATACAGAGCTTAGTGAACATACGCTGTCAGGCATTTTAGTTTCATTTACGCTTTATCCAGCAATTGGCAGCGTGCTTGTCGCTTTAATTATGAAAAGGTATATTCTTGATAATCAAACCGTTGAGCAAATCAGTGCCGACTTATCATTAAAACGTCATCCATAA